A single genomic interval of Triticum aestivum cultivar Chinese Spring unplaced genomic scaffold, IWGSC CS RefSeq v2.1 scaffold149103, whole genome shotgun sequence harbors:
- the LOC123176108 gene encoding putative receptor-like protein kinase At4g00960, protein MATVGVVLLLLLLAPFLAAADMLCDNLKATLVTLPNNTSSSPVRFATAAFGRAPDIVYAFTICRGDIVGVISNQSYCRECVSNMTDKVLNAAPQQCYNGTYHDYGDRCILVYSTDDIIAPPSGENGGDDTPVERWNDKNITGDADEVRLITGLIRELLVQTVEKAASAAPMRFATGIMDSGTTFPMVRSLAQCRPDASTVDCLACLRRLLGVVNATMSLRMGAQINAIRCYFRYEAYRFYGGEATLRLTPPPAPSLAPTPAKRKSKAGEEELGWQGKNSEFSMFEFEQVLVATNNFSEENKLGECGFGTVCKGQLPEGSEIALKRLAPHSGQDENKRALLDWSTLLAIIQGIAHGLLYLHKHSQLRVIHRDLKPSNILLDSEMNPKISDFGLAKIFNSNSIEQNTTRRVFGTYGYMPPEYASEGIFSIKSDVFSFGVVIFEIISGKRNSGSRQCGDFINLLGYAWQLWKEGRLIDLADASLVSKSNPIEMMRCINIALLCVQDNASDRPTMADVVAMLSNQRMIMAEPKQPAYFNVRVENHGASCAPESCSINDITISVTVPR, encoded by the exons ATGGCCACCGTCGGCGTCGTCCTCCTGCTCCTCCTACTTGCACCGTTCCTCGCGGCCGCCGATATGTTGTGCGACAACCTTAAGGCCACCTTGGTCACCCTCCCAAATAACACCTCCTCCTCCCCGGTACGCTTCGCCACTGCCGCCTTCGGCCGAGCCCCCGACATAGTCTACGCATTCACGATCTGCCGCGGCGACATCGTCGGCGTCATCTCCAACCAGTCCTACTGCCGCGAGTGCGTCAGCAACATGACTGACAAGGTGTTGAACGCTGCGCCGCAGCAGTGCTACAACGGCACCTACCACGACTACGGTGACCGCTGTATCCTCGTCTACTCCACAGACGACATCATCGCGCCGCCGTCTGGCGAAAACGGCGGCGATGACACGCCAGTCGAGAGATGGAACGACAAGAACATCACCGGCGATGCGGATGAGGTCCGCCTCATCACCGGCCTCATCCGTGAGCTTCTGGTGCAGACGGTGGAGAAGGCGGCCAGCGCGGCGCCGATGCGATTTGCCACAGGCATCATGGACAGCGGCACGACCTTCCCGATGGTGCGCTCCTTGGCGCAGTGCAGACCAGACGCATCCACCGTCGACTGCTTGGCGTGCCTGCGTCGTCTCCTCGGCGTGGTCAACGCCACCATGTCCCTACGCATGGGAGCACAGATCAATGCCATACGGTGTTATTTCAGGTACGAGGCGTATCGGTTCTATGGCGGTGAAGCGACGCTGCGCCTCACGCCACCGCCGGCGCCGTCGCTAGCTCCGACTCCGGCAAAACGCAAGA GTAAAGCGGGAGAGGAAGAACTAGGATGGCAAGGGAAGAATTCAGAGTTCTCCATGTTTGAGTTTGAACAGGTACTAGTGGCCACAAATAATTTTTCAGAAGAAAACAAACTTGGAGAATGTGGCTTTGGCACTGTCTGCAAG GGCCAGTTACCCGAGGGATCAGAGATAGCACTTAAGAGACTTGCTCCACATTCGGGTCAAG ATGAAAATAAAAGAGCTTTGCTAGATTGGTCCACACTTTTAGCAATAATTCAAGGAATAGCTCATGGACTTCTTTACCTACATAAGCACTCCCAATTGCGCGTCATACATCGAGATCTTAAACCGAGCAACATTCTCTTGGATAGCGAAATGAATCCAAAAATTTCAGACTTTGGGCTAGCAAAAATATTCAACTCAAATAGCATTGAACAAAACACTACAAGAAGAGTGTTCGGTACATA CGGCTACATGCCCCCTGAGTATGCTTCAGAAGGCATCTTCTCTATTAAATCCGATGTCTTCAGCTTTGGTGTTGTTATTTTTGAGATCATTAGTGGAAAACGGAATTCTGGTAGCCGACAATGTGGAGATTTCATCAATCTCCTTGGATAT GCATGGCAATTATGGAAAGAGGGAAGGTTGATTGATCTCGCTGATGCATCATTGGTTTCCAAGAGTAACCCAATAGAGATGATGAGATGCATTAACATAGCATTGTTGTGTGTACAAGATAATGCATCTGATAGACCAACCATGGCCGATGTTGTTGCGATGCTAAGCAATCAGAGAATGATCATGGCCGAGCCTAAACAACCAGCATATTTCAATGTAAGAGTGGAAAATCATGGGGCATCTTGTGCTCCCGAATCATGCAGTATTAATGATATTACCATATCGGTCACAGTTCCTAGATAG